The proteins below are encoded in one region of Salmo salar chromosome ssa02, Ssal_v3.1, whole genome shotgun sequence:
- the i14k gene encoding 14 kDa transmembrane protein (The RefSeq protein has 2 substitutions compared to this genomic sequence): MDQPPPYQPEFVPMKGNKYMRPEDTHGAPKFQHTVVLGQPQPVVPQPRDHIIWSLCSLVYGNPFCLGMLAVYFSIKSRDRKMVGDLEGARKHGKTARCFNTVTLTLAILGLLFVFITFVIITT; encoded by the exons ATGGATCAACCACCACCTTACCAGCCAGAGTTTGTCCCAATGAAAGGAAATAAGTACATGCGTCTTGAAGACACTCACGGAGCGCCCAAGTTCCAACATACCGTCGTCTTGGGTCAGCCACAGCCCGTTGTACCTCAGCCCAGGGATCACATTATCTGGTCACTTTGCAGCCTCTTGTACGGCAACCCATTCTGTCTCGGAATGTTAGCGGTGTATTTCTCCATAAAG TCCAGGGATAGGAAGATGGTTGGAGACTTGGAGGGAGCAAGAAAACACGGGAAGACTGCACGCTGCTTTAATACTGTGACCCTGACTTTGGCAATCCTTGGGCTGCTCTTCGTCTTCATCACCTTTGTTATCATCACCACATAA